GCGGCGGCGGAGCCGCCCTTCGCGCCGCCGTTCTTCGCCCATGCGCCGCCGCGCAGGTTGCTGTTGCCGCCCTTCGCCTGGCCGCCGGACTTCTTGGCCCCGGAACCAGAGGAGCCCTTCGACTGGCTGCCGTTCTCACCGGCCTCCGGCTTCTTCGGCTGTGTCGGCTTCTGCCCGGTCTTGGGCTTCTGGCCCGGCTGCGGCTTCTGCCCCGGCTTGGGCGCCAGCGAGGTGCGCTTCTCTACCGCCTCGACCTTCTTCGCTTCCTCTTCCTTGTCGATGCGCGTGTAGACGATCCGCTGCTGCATGAGCGTCCAGCCGTTGTTGGCGAGCCAGTAGATGAGCAGACCGATCGGGAAGAACGCACCGAAGACCAGCACGCCGACCGGGAAGATGTACAGCGTCAGCTTGTTCATGACCGCGGTCTGCTGGGTCGCCGAGGCCGGGTTCTGCCGCGCCACCGAATGCCGCGCGGTGAGGTGGGTGGCGATGCTGGCCACGATCATCAGCGGAATCGCCACCGGCGCGACATCCCAGTGCCAGCCCGGCTCCATGCTCGCGCTGCCGCCCATCACGTCCATATGCCGGATGGCGTCGCCCAGGTTGACCCCGAACAGCTTCGCGTTGACGTAGGAGTCGTTACCCGCCTCGTCGAAGAAGTAGTTCTCGGTCTTGCCCTCGCCGAAGTTGCGCAGCACCCAGTTCAGACCGATGAAGACCGGGATCTGCAGCAGCATCGGCAGGCAACTGCCGAGCGGGTTGACACCGTGCTCACGCTGGAGCTTCTGCATCTCCTGCGCTTGCCGCTGCCGGTCGTTCGCGTACTTCTTCTGGAGCTTCTTGATCTCCGGTGCGAAGTCCTGCATCTTCTTCATGGACCGCACCTGCTTCACGAACGGCTTGAACATGATGCCGCGAACCGTGAAGGTCAGGAAGACGATGCCGAGCACCCACGAGATGGCGCTGGCTTCCCCGAAGACGAACCCGAAGACCTTGTGCCAGCACCAGAGGATGAACGACACAGGGTAGTAGATGAAGTCGAGCACTGAGCTACTCCTCGGTAGATGTACCAGGTCTCTGGGGGCGGTGCCGGAAGCTGAACGTGTCCGGGACCGGATCGCGCCCTGGCGGCGTCCACGGTCCGCACCGCAACAGCCGGCGCAGCGCCAGATACGACCCCGCGCGGCGCCGTGGCGGGTCAATGCCTCGG
The sequence above is drawn from the Amycolatopsis aidingensis genome and encodes:
- the yidC gene encoding membrane protein insertase YidC produces the protein MLDFIYYPVSFILWCWHKVFGFVFGEASAISWVLGIVFLTFTVRGIMFKPFVKQVRSMKKMQDFAPEIKKLQKKYANDRQRQAQEMQKLQREHGVNPLGSCLPMLLQIPVFIGLNWVLRNFGEGKTENYFFDEAGNDSYVNAKLFGVNLGDAIRHMDVMGGSASMEPGWHWDVAPVAIPLMIVASIATHLTARHSVARQNPASATQQTAVMNKLTLYIFPVGVLVFGAFFPIGLLIYWLANNGWTLMQQRIVYTRIDKEEEAKKVEAVEKRTSLAPKPGQKPQPGQKPKTGQKPTQPKKPEAGENGSQSKGSSGSGAKKSGGQAKGGNSNLRGGAWAKNGGAKGGSAAAQPKKAPARNKDTEQKSSNDNGTGASGTVGGSNKKSGRKRR